The DNA segment TTTTGCGATAACGACATGCGCAAAATCAAAGACCTAAAGCGCGAGGAGCGAATCCTAGAGATCGCGATACGCTTTAGACAAGCCCGGTGCGAAAACGCTCGAACAGTGCCCGACCTTCCGGCCAATCGCCAATTCCGGAATTCGCATTGATATGGCCGAGCGCGCCGACATCGATCAATGCGCTGCCCCAGACCGCAGCACTTTCCGTCGCATAGTCGAACGAACCAAAGGGATCGTTGGTGCTTGCGATGAGAAGCGACGGAAATGGCAGTCTTAAGCGCGGCGGATTGGCGAAGCTGGGGGCTTCCGTCAGATAGACGTCGCCCGTGGGATCGGGCGCCGAGACGAGGAAGGCGCCGAGGATGCCTGCAGGCGCAGATGCCGCCCAGTGCGCGACCAACTGGCAGGCGAGGCTATGGGCGATGAGGATCGGCGGCGTCCTGGAGCGGCGGATCTCCCAGTCGAGTGCGGCGAGCCAATCGGCCAATTCCGGCCTGTCCCAGCTCGTCGGCTGAAAGCGGCGCATCTCGGGGTCCTGCCGTTCCCACAGGGTCTGCCAGTGGCCTTCCCCCGAGCCGCCAAGGCCGGGCAGGATAATGATCTCACTCATGTCTTCCTCTCGTACTGTGTTGACGGAGGGAAGGTGGCATGCCGCATTGGCAATTGACATTGCAATCCATCGGGTAAAACTTGCTTCCGCCGATGAATTCAAGGCACGAGAATGGATAGCTTCGAGAGAGACCTAGACCCGACCGATTTGTCGATGATCGAGATCCTGCAGGAGGATGGGCGAATTTCCGTATCGGAACTTGGCCGCCGGGTAGGGCTTTCACAGCCCGCCGCGTCGGAACGCCTGAAAAGGCTTGAGGAACGCGGGATCATTGCCGGCTATCGCGCCGTCATTGATCCCGCTGCCGTCGGCCTCGGTATGATGGCAGTCGTCCGGCTGCGCACGACCCATGAGCACATACGCCCCTGCTTGAAACAGTTTTCGGAGATGCCGCAGATCATCGAGGTCCTGCGGCTGACCGGCGAGGATTGTTTCCTGCTCAAGGTCCTGGTGCCGACACCATCAGACCTTGAAACCATCGTCGATTCCATTGCTCGCCACGGCGCGGTGACCACGTCGCTGGTATTGCGGAACGAGCCGGCGAAACCGATCGGTCGCGAGCTCATCCGCAAGACGATGGCGCGTTGACCGCGTTGAAGCGAACGCTTCTCAGAAAGGCAGCTTGAACCCGGGCGGGATCGGCAGGCCGGCGGTCAGTTCGCGGGTCTTTTCGGCGGCCAGCGCCTCGGCCTTTTCCTGGGCGTCCTTGTTTGCAGCGACGATCAGGTCCTCGAGGATTTCAACGTCTTCTTCCTTGAAGAGCGACGGATCGATCTTGATGCCCAGCATCTGGCTCTTGCCGTTCACAGTGACGGTGATGAGGCCGCCGCCGGCTTTGCCTTCGGCCCGGATGTCGGCGATTTCCGCCTGCATCTTCTCCATCTTGGCCTGCATTTCCTTCACTTTGCCCATCATGCCCAT comes from the Rhizobium sp. NXC24 genome and includes:
- a CDS encoding Lrp/AsnC family transcriptional regulator encodes the protein MDSFERDLDPTDLSMIEILQEDGRISVSELGRRVGLSQPAASERLKRLEERGIIAGYRAVIDPAAVGLGMMAVVRLRTTHEHIRPCLKQFSEMPQIIEVLRLTGEDCFLLKVLVPTPSDLETIVDSIARHGAVTTSLVLRNEPAKPIGRELIRKTMAR
- a CDS encoding YbaB/EbfC family nucleoid-associated protein, with translation MRDIMGMMGKVKEMQAKMEKMQAEIADIRAEGKAGGGLITVTVNGKSQMLGIKIDPSLFKEEDVEILEDLIVAANKDAQEKAEALAAEKTRELTAGLPIPPGFKLPF
- a CDS encoding alpha/beta fold hydrolase, with translation MSEIIILPGLGGSGEGHWQTLWERQDPEMRRFQPTSWDRPELADWLAALDWEIRRSRTPPILIAHSLACQLVAHWAASAPAGILGAFLVSAPDPTGDVYLTEAPSFANPPRLRLPFPSLLIASTNDPFGSFDYATESAAVWGSALIDVGALGHINANSGIGDWPEGRALFERFRTGLV